The proteins below come from a single Aspergillus oryzae RIB40 DNA, chromosome 5 genomic window:
- a CDS encoding class II fumarate hydratase (fumarase), with amino-acid sequence MLAPSNSRAAVRSMASLAHAASRASASSPAVARSALACAARSPASLGCRRALSTNSRQLQFPRLQSLNTISSKRTFGTTARMASETRVETDAFGEIEVPADKYWGAQTQRSLGNFDINQPQDRMPEGVVKAFGILKGAAATVNMKFGLDPKIGEAIQKAAAEVAEGKLMDHFPLVVWQTGSGTQSNMNSNEVISNRAIEILGGKMGSKKPVHPNDHVNMSASSNDSFPTAMHIAAVLELEGTLLPSLKSLRDALQVKVENFEKIIKIGRTHLQDATPLTLGQEFSGYVAQLDRNIERVQNSLPHLRYLAQGGTAVGTGLNTFKGFDEAIAAEVTKMTGTEFKTAPNKFEVLAAHDAIVEASGSLNTLACSLFKIAQDIRYLGSGPRCGLGELILPENEPGSSIMPGKVNPTQCESLTMICSQVMGNHVAATVGGMNGQFELNVFKPVMIRNLLHSSRILSDGMKSFEKNLVHGLEANEPRINSLLHESLMLVTCLNPVIGYDMASKVAKNAHKKGLTLKQSAMELQALSEEDFDTHVRPELMLAPKEKK; translated from the exons ATGTTGGCACCCTCGAACTCCCGAGCCGCGGTGCGGTCGATGGCTTCTTTGGCGCATGCAGCATCGAGAGCGTCTGCCAGTTCCCCCGCAGTCGCACGCTCTGCTTTAGCTTGTGCTGCCCGGTCCCCCGCTTCTCTCGGTTGCCGTCGCGCTCTGAGCACCAATAGCCGACAACTCCAGTTCCCCCGCCTTCAGTCCTTGAACACCATCTCCAGCAAGAGAACTTTTGGTACAACCGCAAGAATG GCTTCGGAAACTCGCGTTGAAACTGACGCCTTTGGCGAGATTGAG GTCCCTGCCGACAAGTACTGGGGTGCCCAGACCCAGCG TTCCCTGGGTAACTTTGACATCAACCAGCCTCAGGACCGTATGCCTGAGGGTGTTGTCAAGGCTTTCGGTATCCTGAAGGGTGCTGCTGCTACCGTGAACATGAAGTTTGGCCTTG ACCCCAAGATTGGTGAGGCTATTCAGAAGGCTGCCGCCGAGGTTGCCGAGGGCAAGCTCATGGACCACTTCCCTCTTGTCGTTTGGCAGACTGGTTCCGGCACCCAGTCCAACATGAACTCCAACGAGGTCATCTCGAACCGTGCCATCGAGATCTTGGGTGGCAAGATGGGATCTAAGAAGCCTGTGCACCCCAACGACCACGTCAACATGTCTGCTTCCTCCAACGACTCTTTCCCTACTGCTATGCACATCGCTGCTGTTTTGGAGCTCGAGGGAACTTTGCTGCCTTCCCTCAAGAGCCTTCGCGATGCTCTCCAGGTGAAGGTGGAGAACTttgagaagatcatcaagatcggTCGTACCCATCTGCAGGATGCTACTCCTCTTACTCTTGGTCAGGAGTTCTCCGGCTACGTTGCCCAGCTTGATCGCAACATTGAGCGCGTTCAGAACTCTCTTCCCCACCTCCGCTATCTTGCTCAGGGTGGAACTGCTGTCGGTACTGGTCTGAACACCTTCAAGGGCTTTGATGAGGCCATTGCCGCCGAGGTCACCAAGATGACTGGCACCGAATTCAAGACCGCCCCCAACAAGTTCGAGGTTCTCGCTGCTCACGATGCGATCGTCGAGGCCTCTGGTTCCCTTAACACCCTTGCTTGCTCTCTCTTCAAGATCGCCCAGGATATCCGTTACCTCGGTTCTGGACCTCGTTGCGGTCTGGGCGAGCTGATCCTCCCCGAGAACGAGCCCGGCTCCTCTATCATGCCTGGAAAGGTCAACCCCACTCAGTGCGAGTCCCTTACCATGATCTGCTCCCAGGTTATGGGTAACCACGTCGCTGCTACCGTTGGTGGTATGAACGGTCAGTTCGAGCTTAACGTGTTCAAGCCCGTCATGATCCGCAACCTTCTGCACAGCTCGCGCATTCTTTCGGATGGcatgaagagcttcgagaagaacctGGTGCACGGTCTCGAGGCCAACGAGCCCAGAATCAACTCCCTGCTCCACGAGAG TCTGATGCTCGTCACCTGCTTGAACCCCGTTATCGGTTACGACATGGCGTCCAAGGTCGCTAAGAACGCCCACAAGAAGGGTCTCACTCTGAAGCAGAGTGCTATGGAGCTGCAGGCCCTTAGCGAGGAGGACTTCGACACCCATGTCCGCCCTGAGCTGATGCTTGCTCctaaggagaagaaatag